Proteins encoded together in one Syntrophorhabdaceae bacterium window:
- the cas5e gene encoding type I-E CRISPR-associated protein Cas5/CasD, which yields MLDDNIRYLAIRLQGPMQSWGLQSRFMMRDTALMPTRSAVMGMCCAALGYSRGGDEEKQFIRSFNDVKMLAISIPRYRRGRVLPVKRLTDFHTILDTITVNEADLAFDDLAKPQKKAKKHTEENAGAKATVITHRQYLTDTSFGVVLQGDDILLQRIAEGLQDPVWGIWLGRKCCIPTAPVYAGLYATRGEAVQSLIGERSLEEFTRQEDADSFKEGNDSLMDARTSFVCSAGTFSLRRVKTTQAAVKS from the coding sequence ATGTTGGATGATAATATCAGATATCTGGCGATACGGCTTCAGGGTCCCATGCAGTCATGGGGCCTTCAGAGCCGCTTCATGATGCGGGACACTGCATTGATGCCAACCAGGAGCGCCGTCATGGGGATGTGCTGTGCGGCGTTGGGCTATTCCCGGGGAGGCGATGAGGAAAAGCAGTTTATCCGGTCTTTCAACGATGTAAAAATGCTCGCAATATCCATACCCCGGTATAGAAGAGGACGGGTTCTTCCCGTGAAGAGGCTAACGGATTTTCACACTATCCTGGACACAATAACGGTGAATGAAGCGGATCTGGCCTTTGATGATCTTGCGAAACCGCAGAAGAAAGCAAAGAAACACACAGAAGAGAATGCGGGTGCCAAGGCGACGGTCATCACTCACCGTCAGTATCTCACGGATACATCTTTTGGAGTTGTCCTGCAAGGTGATGACATTTTGCTCCAGAGAATAGCTGAGGGCCTGCAGGATCCGGTCTGGGGAATATGGCTTGGCAGAAAGTGCTGTATTCCGACCGCCCCGGTGTATGCGGGTCTGTATGCAACACGCGGCGAGGCTGTCCAGTCATTGATCGGTGAAAGAAGCCTTGAAGAATTCACCAGGCAGGAAGACGCGGATAGTTTCAAAGAAGGAAACGATTCACTGATGGATGCACGGACGAGCTTTGTGTGCAGCGCCGGGACTTTCTCTCTAAGACGTGTAAAGACGACACAGGCTGCGGTCAAAAGTTAG